In Chitinophagaceae bacterium C216, the genomic stretch AAAAGGCATTCATATTATCGACCTGAACAAAACGGTAGAATGCCTGCAGGAGGCTGCAGCAGCTATGAAACAAATTGCCCGTAGCGGTAAAAAAATATTATTCGTAGGTACTAAGAAACAAGCTAAAGATATCGTTACCGAGTGCGCACAAAGAGTGGGTATGCCTTACGTAACTGAACGTTGGTTGGGTGGTATGCTTACCAACTTCAATACCGTGCGCAAGAGTGTTAAGAAAATGCAGAGCATTGAAAAAATGCTGAACGATGGCTCTCTGGACAGCATTACCAAGAAAGAGCGTCTTACCTTAACCCGCGATAAGGAGAAAATGGAAAAAGTATTGGGTGGTATTGCTCAGCTGGGCCGTGTTCCTGCAGCGTTGTTTATTGTTGATATCGGACACGAACATATTGCTCTTTCAGAAGCAAAACGCTTGGGTATTACTACTTTTGGCGTAGTAGATACCAACTGCGATCCTAATAAAGTAGACTTCCCCATTCCTGCTAACGATGATGCAACAAAGTCTATCGCTATCATCGTAAACTATATCACCGCCGCTATTCAGGAAGGATTGACTGAAAGACAGGCCGCTAAAGATGAGGAAGTAGAAGACAACTTTGCTGACGAAAAAGAAAAACAGGCTGCTAAATTGCTAGCCGAAGCAGAAGCTGAAGGCAACCGCGGTGCTAGATCTCAGGGTGGTGGCCGTAGAAGAAGTTCCGGAAGCGGTGCCAGAAGTGGAGCAGCTAAAAGATAAGCATGCACATTTCCCTTTTAGGGATATATCAGATAATTCTATTCATAAACTAAGTTAGGCAAGCGGGCTGTTGCTACAACAGCCTGTTGGTCTGAAACTTTGAAATTTATATAAGAATGAGCACAACTATAACAGTACAGGATATCAATAAACTGCGCCAAGCTACTGGAGCAGGTATGATGGATTGCCGCAAAGCACTTACTGAAACTAATGGTGATTTTGAAGCAGCCATCGACTGGTTAAGAAAACAAGGTCAGAAAATCGCTGCAAAGCGTAGCGACCGTGAAGCTAAAGAAGGTGTGGTGATCGCGCAAACCACTGCCGATAACAAAACCGGTATTGTAGTGTGCGTAAGTTGCGAAACCGACTTCGTTTCTAAAAATGAGGATTTCGTAGCATTCGTGAAAACTATTGCAGACGCAGCTCTCAATAATAACGTAAACTCAATTGATGAGTTGAACGAAGTGGTGGTAAACGGTGTTAAAGTATCTGAACTGGTAAATGATAAACTGGCCTCTATCGGTGAGAAAATTGGTATCACCAAGTTTGAAAAAGTAACAGCTCCTTATGTAGCTGCTTACATTCACGGTGCATACCGTATTGGTGTGCTGGTAGGACTCGATAAAGAAGCTGCTCAGGTAGGTAAAGATGTGGCCATGCAAGTAGCTGCATTAAGCCCTGTAGCTGTGGATGCTAACAGTGTTCCGGCTGACATTCTGGAGCGTGAGAAATCAGTTATCATGGAGATGATCAAGGCTGATCCGAAAATGGCCGGTAAGTCTGAAGATATGCTGGCAAAAATTGCAGATGGTAAACTGAACGCTTTCTTTAAAGAAAGTACACTGGTAGCTCAGGCATTCGTAAAAGATTCTAGTAAATCCGTAGGAGACTACCTGAAGGAGAATGGTGATGTGAAAGTATTAGAATTTAAACGCGTAGCATTAGGTTAAACCTATCAGGATACTAACATAGCTTTAAAGCGCTCCCGAGTGGGGCGCTTTAATTTTTTAAGAGGGTATCCATTGTTGTATCAGCATGCTCAGTTCTTCCTCCAGACTTACCGAAGGCATGGGTATACCCACCCGCCGATACCAATAGTTAGCATTCCAATCATCACCTTCTTGTCGGTGTAGAAAGGCATGCAGGCGATCGAACTCTTTTGCGCCTTCGTGTTGTTGTGCTATTTGATGTGCTTTATTCCAATTACCTTTTGCAGCATGCCAGAGGGCGCTTTGTAGAGCATTGTATGCTGAGGGTGGAGCGGAGTGAGATAAAGAATCTTTAAATGACTGAGGTATCATGCTATAAAAATAGTAAAATCTTATGGGTATGTACGTGGTATGTCTCTTTGCTATTTTAGTGGGACTTGAGGGGGTATGCTAAGATGTGTCAATCAGCTTGTGCTAATTAATAATAATAAATACGGGCTGAATGTAAAAATTGGACGAATCTGCTTTCTATATAATTCCCATGTTCCTTGCAATAGCCAATAGCTCTGTAATACTATTACATCTCATCTTTTTAAAGATATTCTTTCTGTGTGTGGCAATAGTGTGTGGGCTAAGAGAAAGCGATTGGGCCACTTCAGCTGCAGATTCTCCTGTGGCAAATCTTCTGATAATATCGATTTCCCGCGAAGTAAGAGAGAGTGCTTGGTCAGCAGAGGTGTCATTGAGCAATTTCTGTATAACGGGGCAGAGATAAGGCTTAGTTTTGCCGGCGAAGTACAGGCATTTTATAATCTCGTCGAAAGACGAGTATTTACTGATAACCCCGTGAGGTTTATATCGCATCAGGTCTTTTATCAATAAAGGGTTTGTTATAGAAGAGATGATAATAGCCCTAGATTTAGGTTTTATACGTCTGATATCTTTAAGTAGATTTAAAGTAGTTTCATTATTGATATAATATTCCATGAAGAATACTATCTCATTGGTTAGTTTTTCCTTAAAGACAAATTCTAGAACTTCCCTTTCATCATAGAATGAAAAGACATGACTGAATAATCGGGTGGTTTCTAGCGTACGTGCAAAAGTGTCCGTAAACAACTTATGATCATCCAGTAAAATAGCGAGAGGACCATTTTCATTTAATGAAAGTCTCATTTCACATCTTGCGGTTTTGATTTATTAATCGGGCAAAGGTAAGATATTTATGATGTGCTAGGCTTAATTACTATTGTAAACTTAAAAAAGTTTCATATAACTTAAAAAGGGTATTCAATATTTTTTATATAACCTATTTAGAGTATTTGTTAAATAGTTTTACACCTCTATAATTTTTCAAGAATAATTTCGCCACCTGTTCCCTCTACCTGCTATTTTATACATGTTATAATTATTTATTATATATTTAAATATAGCAAATTTTACTATTATGAAAATCGCAATCAAAACGCCACTATTTTTAGTGCTAATTTTTTCGGTATTATTAGCCAACGCACAGCAGGCTAAGAAACCTATCAATTTCGTTCTTGGAGAATATCCTGCCCAGCCCCAGTCTCCTGAATATTTTACCCGTTCTGGTTATTTACCAACATCTCAATTTAGGAGTAATTTTACTTACTATTTATATTTTGGGAAAAAGGATGCTACTACTCCAGGATGGAACAGGGTTGTAAAATTATTCGATATTGAGGGGGAATCTTATAGTGTTACAAAGGCAGTACCTGGAGAGAAGCCTTTTAAAAAGGTAATCATTAGACGTAGTTCTAATGACCAAAAAACCACAGCTCTGTTTGAAATACCTAGTGCACTAGGTAATCCGGTAGCTGATAGAAGTAGTGTGTATATACTTCCTGATTACTCAGGTAATATGGAAGACCTGATTAATACTTACACCATCAATCGAGGAACCGACAATGTTTTCGTTAATGATGCAGCTACTACCACTAATATTGAGCGAGTAGATATGATCTTGGATAGCCCTATGAGTGTAGCTTCTCTTAATAAGCAAACATCGGGGTTCTTACTAATGGATCGTGGAGGTAATGATAATTTTAAAGTGGCAGCGATCATTGGTTTCAATGATGTAACCGATGAAGTGACTCAATTAACAGCAGCAGCTACCGTAAGTAAAAGTTATTGGGGACAAACAGGGGTTAATATTATTTCCGTTGTATTGCAAGGACAACCTGAAGAGCTTTATCCCAGCCAGACTATCTCATTGCAGTCACTGAGTGGGGTATTTGTACCTCTGTCTATTTTTAATAATTTGCCTGATGGTGCTACCTTGTACGGTATCAGTGTTTTTGCGAACGATGTCAATTTATCTCCTGAAGATCTGTTAGATATTGATAAATATCCTACTAATACTCCTGAAGCTATTGGTAGTCAGGATAATGGTCTTGATTTGATGGCGGGTGGTGGATTCTTTACCAAAGCCATTTTGGTAAAAGGTAAAATATGGAAAGATGAGAGTCTAGATGCCATTATTAATAACGGAGAGAACGGCATTGATGCCGGTATATGGGTAAACCTTGTGGATCCTGATGATAAAGTTGTAAGCTCTGTGAAGGTTGCGGATGATGGAAGTTACACTTTATTTGTACCTGATAATGGTATCGTGAGCGGTAACTACAAAGTAATCCTTACTACTAAGGAATATTACGAGGGAAATGTGCTTACAGCTTCAGAAAGACCTGATGGATACGGCTTCACAGGGGTGAATGTAGGCGGTACACCCAACACTTCTAACAAAAGTGGAATTATTGATATAGGAGAAATTGATGGCAACGGCGATATTACCGATGTCAACTTTGGTATTCTTGATGAAGCCCAGCTTCCTGTAACTTTCGGTTCTATTCAAGCGTACATAAAAAATAATGAGCTGTTTGTATTGTGGAGCACGCTGTCAGAGGTTGGCAATTCCAGATTTGAAATAGAAGCTTCTTACGATGGTAAAAACTTCTTCAAAATAGGCGAAGTAGCGAGCCAGGCAGAAGGGGGTAATTCTTCTTCAGAGCTACAGTATAGTTTCCAGAAGAAAATATCGGCAAGTTTGTTATTTATTCCTGTGCTAGCTGCAGTAGTGTTGATGTTATTTGCCTTTAACCGCAAGAATAAATTATGGGCATTGTCCTTGCTTTTTGCAATGGTTTCTTCATTTGGTTTTTACTCTTGCAAGAAGAGCGACCAGGCATTTACAAAAGATGCAGACAAGCTGTTTATCCGCATCAAACAGATAGATTTGGATAATCAATATGAGTACAGTAAAACAGTACAAGTAATAAAATACTAAAATGAAGAGGCCGCTGTAAAGCGGCCTCTTCGTTATATGTTGGGTATCGGATATTATCTTAAGGCACTTGTACACATAATGTATAAATTTTAAAGATAATAATAATAACTTAAAAAGGGTATAAAACATATATTATATAACCCTTTTACAGTATTTGTCGGAAAGTAGTTTTTCAAAATTCAATTTTGAATTAACTTGCGCCGGATTTAACCGTTACCCTTATATGTATCCGTATATATAAGATTTACCCTATTTATTTAATCCTATAACCCACAAACTTAATCTTATCATGAGTAGATTGACAAAACTAATTGTGTCCTTACCCGTATTTTTAGTTTTTTCTTCCTTGATGGCTAATGCACAGCCTAAAAAGCCTATCAATTTTGTTATTGGAAACACTCCGACCCAAAGTCCAGCCTATAAGTACACTATTAAGGGCTATGGCGGAACCTATGCAACCAATCGCAATTACGAGTTAATTTTCGGGCAGAAGAATGCTAATACTCCTAGCTTCAACAGGGTTGTAAAGCTTTTTGATATTCAGGGAGAGTCTTACAGCGTAACTAAAGGGGTGTCTGGCGAAAAACCTTTTAAAAAAGTAATTATAAGACGTAGCTCAGGTTCTACAAAAACAACAGCACTTTTTGAAATCCCTAATGAGTTACCTACCAACGTTTTCCCCAATAACTATAAGGTGTACATGGTTCCCGATTATGTAGGAACTATGGAAAACCTAATTAACAGTTACACCATCAATCGAGGAACCGACAATGTTTTCGTTAATGATGCAGCTACTACCACTAATATTGAGCGAGTAGATCTGATATTGGAAAATCCGGTATCAGTACATGCTGTTACTAAGAATACCTCGGGTTTTTTGCTGATGGAGCGTGGTGGTAATGATGACTTTAAAGTTGCAGCCATTACCGGTCTTAGTGGCGACAATATTACTAAATTGGCCACTCCAAGTCTTGTAAAAAAATCGGACTGGGGTGCTACGGGTGTACAAATCCCCTCAATAGTACTACAAGGTGAGCCTAATGCTCTCAAACCCAGTCAAAACATTTCTACTCAAATGTTGAGTGGCGTGTTTATCCCTCTGTCAGCGTTGAATGTTTCAGCGGGAGAAACAATATACGGTTTGAGTTTATTTGCGGCAGATGTCAATCTTTCTGGAGCAGACTTGCTCAACATTAGTAAATATCCTACCAACACCAAGGACAATAGCGGCGGTTATAGCCATGGCCTTGATTTAATGGCTGGAGGTGGCTTTTTTACTCGCGCTATTTTGGTAAAAGGTAAAATATGGAAAGATGAGAGTCTAGATGCCATTATTAATAACGGAGAGAACGGCATTGATGCCGGTATATGGGTAAACCTTGTAGACCCCAACGGGAAAGTAGTAAGCTCCGTACAAACCAAAAATGATGGAAGTTATACCTTGTATACTCCTGATAACAGTTTGGTGGACGGTGGGTACAAAGTAATTCTTACAACCCGTGAATATTACGAAGGTGATGTATTGACACATTCTGAAAGGCCCGATGGATATGGATATACAGGAGTGAATGTGGGAGGAGTGCCTGATGTATCGAATAAAAGTGGTATTATCAATATAGGCGCCATTGATGGTAATAGTGATGATATTACAGAAGTGAACTTTGGTGTTCTTGATGAACACTCGCTTCCTGTAACTTTCGGTTCTATTCAAGCGTACATAAAAAATAATGAGCTGTTTGTATTGTGGAGCACGCTGTCAGAGGTTGGTAATTCCAGATTTGAAATAGAAGCTTCTTACGATGGTAAAAACTTCTTCAAAATAGGCGAAGTAGCGAGCCAGGCAGAAGGGGGTAATTCTTCTTCAGAGCTACAGTATAGTTTCCAGAAGAAAATATCGGCAAGTTTGTTATTTATTCCTGTGCTAGCTGCAGTAGTGTTGATGTTATTTGCCTTTAACCGCAAGAATAAATTATGGGCATTGTCCTTGCTTTTTGCAATGGTTTCTTCATTTGGCTTTTACTCTTGTAAGAAGAGCGATCAAGCATTTACAAAAGATGCAGACAAGCTGTTTATCCGCATCAAACAGATAGATTTGGATAATCAATATGAGTACAGTAAAACAGTACAGGTAATAAAATACTAAAATGAAGAGGCCGCTGTAAAGCGGCCTCTTTTATTAGATGTTACAATTATTGGA encodes the following:
- the rpsB gene encoding 30S ribosomal protein S2 → MENNNTSLQQQLLEAGVHFGHLKKKWNPKMLPYIFAEKKGIHIIDLNKTVECLQEAAAAMKQIARSGKKILFVGTKKQAKDIVTECAQRVGMPYVTERWLGGMLTNFNTVRKSVKKMQSIEKMLNDGSLDSITKKERLTLTRDKEKMEKVLGGIAQLGRVPAALFIVDIGHEHIALSEAKRLGITTFGVVDTNCDPNKVDFPIPANDDATKSIAIIVNYITAAIQEGLTERQAAKDEEVEDNFADEKEKQAAKLLAEAEAEGNRGARSQGGGRRRSSGSGARSGAAKR
- the tsf gene encoding Elongation factor Ts → MSTTITVQDINKLRQATGAGMMDCRKALTETNGDFEAAIDWLRKQGQKIAAKRSDREAKEGVVIAQTTADNKTGIVVCVSCETDFVSKNEDFVAFVKTIADAALNNNVNSIDELNEVVVNGVKVSELVNDKLASIGEKIGITKFEKVTAPYVAAYIHGAYRIGVLVGLDKEAAQVGKDVAMQVAALSPVAVDANSVPADILEREKSVIMEMIKADPKMAGKSEDMLAKIADGKLNAFFKESTLVAQAFVKDSSKSVGDYLKENGDVKVLEFKRVALG
- the uhpA gene encoding Transcriptional regulatory protein UhpA gives rise to the protein MRLSLNENGPLAILLDDHKLFTDTFARTLETTRLFSHVFSFYDEREVLEFVFKEKLTNEIVFFMEYYINNETTLNLLKDIRRIKPKSRAIIISSITNPLLIKDLMRYKPHGVISKYSSFDEIIKCLYFAGKTKPYLCPVIQKLLNDTSADQALSLTSREIDIIRRFATGESAAEVAQSLSLSPHTIATHRKNIFKKMRCNSITELLAIARNMGII